TTGCCATGAGAAGCATGTGATTCACAGGGACATCAAACCAGAAAACTTGCTTCTTGATCATGAGGTAATGCCCCTGAAATCGAAAATCTCAGCCTTATCAGCTTATGCATCATTTGTCTTTACTTTGAACCCTTGGAAAAATTTGACATTTGGGCAATTGTGAACTGACATAGATTTGAAACTTTGAACACTTTCATCGGAAACTCGTCTATCCATGTACACCTGTTGTAAATATAGTGAGCTTGATTCATACTTTGGCATTTTACTGGGGtcagtaataaaaattaatttcaaaCCTTACAGATTGGGATAAGGGATATTCCAGCTATCCACTGCACGAAATCATCACCCCAGAGTGGAAAAATGACTGGGAGATATTATCATGGAAAGTAGTGGCATATGCCCACGAGGAATGCTTTGTGCATTTAAGTATTTTAGTATCAGGAGAGAAGCAGCTTTGAGATTTTCTTTAGATGTGGATGAAGATTTTGAACTGTCAAATGTTTCAATACAACCGTATGATGAAttattgatttgaaaagcgTATACATTTGCAGGGCCACTTGAAGATTGCAGATTTTGGATGGTCCGTACAATTAAAGTCAGAAAGCAAAAGAATGACCATGTGTGGAACTTTGGACTATTTAGCACCAGAAATGGTGGACAACCAAGCTCATGACTATGCTGTTGACAACTGGACATTGGGTGTCCTGTGCTATGAGCTTTTGTATGGCGTTCCTCCATTTGAGGCAGAGAGCCAGAGGGATACATTCAGAAGGTGAAGGAGAACACAGTTAGTCACGTATTCCTATAATCAAATTTGTCATCTACAgataatgaaattgaattaaCCTCTACAGGATAATGAAGGTCGACCTCAGCTTCCCTTCCACTCCTACTGTGTCTGCAGAAGCCAAAAATCTCATCAGTCGGGTAAGTTTGCTGTATAATCTCTTTCTGTACCTCATAAAGATGATCAGATTTGAGGGAGTGAAACATCATTTTCTGTTATAATTCTGTTACCTTGCATTTGTTCAGCTTCTGGTAAAGGACTCAACAAAAAGGCTGTCCCTTAAGGAGATTTTGGAGCACCCATGGGTAGTTAAGAATGCTGAAAACACAGTTGCCTGCACAAATTAGCTTAGTCCCATTCTACTCCAATCTCTGAGTTGGAGATTACTTCTAGTTAAAGTAGTGAAGTTGTCTTTAGAACGCATATTCTGCTGGTCTCTCTCCTATAAGTTGACTAGTGCTGACTTGCATTTGTAATCTCAGAAGAAGAAaactttatttctttttctcttcattCGAGCACTATACATAGCATTAAGTTGTAAATTACTACAAGTTTAGTGCTTGACTTCTTGCTAACATGCAAATGAATCTCACCGTCAAAGCACCGATTAATTAGTTTTATGAGTATAACATTTGGATCTTGGTCAATAGAGAGCTTGTTCAGCCAAAGAAAATTATGAAACAATAGCTATCTGAAACAGTTTGTGTATATTCCACAGCTCCTTCGCACCTTGCAGAATCTGTCAAATAAAAGTGCAGTGGCTTTTTGAGAAGGATtagttaaaataaaaataatgtgTATGACTCAAATCTGCAATTAAGCATCTAACATCAGCTGTGATCTTTGTGAAGATCTACATCAGGTTCCCTTCTCTTTCTCAGAGCTTAAGATATTGGCTTTGGATATGAAATTGCTCTGGAATATTACCTGTTTCCCAAGACCTTTCAACAGGTTCATTAATAGAGTCAAGTGACTGGTCAGTGTGATAATATGAAAAGCCAAAGTGGAAATCTATCTGaattactctctctctctctctctctctctcaacccGGCGAAATTTAATGGACGAGTTCATATTgccttatcttttcttttttctcgtTTTTATTACTAGAAGTCAATTGAAGCCCTATCggtttctggattttttttttaaaaaaaaaattgttcaaaacgtcctttacattttacaaaataatttttttacgTCCCTTATAAACTCATATT
The nucleotide sequence above comes from Coffea eugenioides isolate CCC68of unplaced genomic scaffold, Ceug_1.0 ScVebR1_2594;HRSCAF=3649, whole genome shotgun sequence. Encoded proteins:
- the LOC113756993 gene encoding serine/threonine-protein kinase Aurora-3-like, producing MTSSSSQTQIQSQKPPRKPQPPPISTTTPTTSKRNWSLNDFEIGKPIGRGKFGRVYLAREVQSKYIVALKVIFKEQIGKHGLHRQLRREMEIQSSLHHPNILRLHGWFHDDLRVVLILEYAHGGELYRQLRKSGHFSEPQAAYYIASLTRALAYCHEKHVIHRDIKPENLLLDHEGHLKIADFGWSVQLKSESKRMTMCGTLDYLAPEMVDNQAHDYAVDNWTLGVLCYELLYGVPPFEAESQRDTFRRIMKVDLSFPSTPTVSAEAKNLISRLLVKDSTKRLSLKEILEHPWVVKNAENTVACTN